One genomic window of Methanosarcina acetivorans C2A includes the following:
- a CDS encoding helix-turn-helix transcriptional regulator, with protein sequence MQLVNLLLFSDKRKNFLLLLTEGPRNIDEILDLLQVSRISLLPHIKKLKEEGLIIQNGEVYSLSIIGNILVKKARPLLDVVSMFEENDLFWSHRKLDSIPFHLLKRLGDLKGSQLLEPGLTHGFDLFPELINHFTGSSKVILLFSYFHPQIPSFSLELAKRDIQVQLILSRDSFDRFSEDFRDTGEKILAKKNASIFVYVGAPLEIPALIAISESALLIGFFNTKGRFEGQYILNFEPRALSWGNELFEYYMGRSEKVCSMDCSDCSSDDQKVSHDL encoded by the coding sequence ATGCAACTTGTTAACCTCCTTTTATTTTCGGACAAAAGGAAGAATTTTTTATTACTGCTGACAGAAGGACCCAGAAATATTGATGAAATTCTTGATCTACTTCAGGTATCGAGGATTTCCCTACTCCCTCACATTAAAAAATTAAAAGAAGAAGGGCTGATCATTCAGAATGGGGAAGTGTATAGTCTCTCGATCATAGGTAACATACTGGTTAAAAAAGCAAGGCCTTTACTGGATGTGGTCAGTATGTTTGAGGAAAACGATTTGTTCTGGAGCCACAGGAAACTGGATTCCATTCCTTTTCATCTGTTAAAGCGGCTAGGTGACCTTAAAGGGAGCCAGCTTCTCGAACCCGGGCTAACCCACGGATTTGATCTGTTTCCTGAGCTGATCAATCATTTTACCGGTTCTTCAAAGGTTATACTCCTTTTTTCTTATTTTCACCCTCAGATCCCCTCTTTTTCCCTGGAACTCGCAAAAAGAGATATTCAGGTGCAGCTCATCCTTAGCAGGGATTCATTTGATAGGTTTTCGGAAGATTTCCGGGATACGGGAGAGAAAATCCTGGCGAAGAAAAATGCCTCTATTTTTGTGTATGTCGGAGCTCCCCTTGAAATTCCTGCATTGATTGCGATTTCGGAAAGTGCTTTGTTGATCGGGTTCTTCAATACGAAAGGGCGGTTTGAAGGGCAATACATTCTCAATTTCGAACCTCGCGCTCTGAGCTGGGGAAATGAGCTTTTTGAATACTACATGGGGAGGTCAGAGAAAGTCTGTTCAATGGATTGTTCGGACTGTAGCTCTGATGACCAGAAAGTTTCCCATGACCTGTAA
- a CDS encoding transcriptional regulator has translation MLHTYIDTEYAPEKCSLCNGTGYADGRICEACGGQGNVLVAQPAIICPLCGGSGNMETGTCRACGGSGWALF, from the coding sequence ATGCTTCATACTTATATCGATACAGAGTATGCTCCGGAAAAATGTTCTCTTTGCAACGGAACCGGGTATGCCGATGGTAGAATCTGCGAAGCCTGCGGAGGACAGGGGAACGTGCTTGTTGCCCAGCCTGCAATAATATGTCCTCTCTGCGGGGGATCCGGAAACATGGAAACAGGAACCTGCAGGGCATGCGGAGGAAGCGGTTGGGCTCTATTCTGA
- a CDS encoding PRC-barrel domain-containing protein — MVSRDDPQFLSASTIKRDKILNRAGEHIGKIEELMIDLQDGSIAYTVLSFGGFLGMGNKLFALPWKALSLKVHEHTFVLDVNKEVLEQAEGFDKDKWPLADREWLSKTYAYYGYEPYWQPGVEGQAGVRTESTAAGTEIPDFLSSGTIKGDKVINKAEEHLGKIEELMIDLENGRVAYAVLSFGGFLGMGDKFFAIPWQALQLKVHKHAFVLDVPKETLKKAEGFDKDNWPITNREWLSTMYGYYGYEPYWQWERERIESRPGNI; from the coding sequence ATGGTTAGTCGAGATGATCCACAATTTTTGTCGGCAAGCACAATAAAGAGAGACAAGATCCTTAATAGAGCAGGAGAGCATATTGGGAAAATTGAGGAATTAATGATCGATCTTCAGGACGGAAGTATCGCGTACACAGTGCTTTCTTTTGGCGGATTTCTGGGTATGGGCAATAAGCTGTTTGCACTTCCCTGGAAAGCTCTGTCGCTGAAGGTGCATGAACATACCTTCGTACTTGACGTCAACAAAGAAGTGCTGGAACAGGCAGAAGGTTTTGATAAAGACAAATGGCCATTAGCAGACCGCGAATGGCTCTCCAAGACATACGCTTACTACGGATACGAGCCTTACTGGCAGCCTGGAGTGGAGGGGCAGGCCGGAGTAAGGACAGAAAGTACAGCGGCAGGTACAGAAATCCCGGATTTTTTGTCATCAGGCACGATAAAAGGGGATAAGGTCATCAATAAGGCTGAAGAGCACCTCGGGAAAATCGAGGAATTAATGATCGACCTCGAAAATGGTAGAGTCGCGTACGCAGTGCTATCTTTTGGCGGGTTTCTGGGTATGGGTGACAAATTCTTTGCTATTCCCTGGCAGGCTCTTCAACTAAAAGTGCACAAACACGCCTTTGTACTTGATGTGCCTAAAGAAACCCTGAAAAAAGCAGAGGGCTTTGATAAAGATAACTGGCCTATAACTAACCGTGAGTGGCTTTCCACTATGTATGGCTACTACGGATACGAGCCATACTGGCAGTGGGAACGAGAACGAATCGAGAGCCGGCCAGGTAACATTTAA
- a CDS encoding PRC-barrel domain-containing protein, which yields MADGKNPDFLSANTLKGDKVVNRAGEDIGKIEELMIDLQDGRVGYAVLSFGGFLGMSDKFFAIPWQALQLRVHEHAFLLDIPKETLENAEGFDKDNWPLTTREGLSRTYTYYGCQPYWQPGVTGKTGRVPGKVEPEREARMESTAASEGPEFLSASTIKGDKIISSTGEDIGKIDELMIDLENGRVAYAAVSHGGYLGVGSKFFAIPWQALQLKVHEHAFVLDISKETLDKEEGFDKDNWPLTRERLSRTYTNYGYQPYWQIVAAEQPEVSTGKIRQAGVSAGVIRGTETERTDVVETDEEIRVRQERERLEGLRGTQEEKLSQLEKQQMEKEKQAKAERERLAQLERERIEAERQAEAERKRLAQLESELQEARRQEETERVTRLEKELKEVQAQEEIRRERLVQLERECTEARRQAEVEREGLAQLESERTEVERRAEVERERLAQLERERTEVERRVEAAGKEIPDFLSANTIKTDRVVNTAGEDLGRIDELMIDLDNGRVAYAVLSFGGFLGMSDKLFAIPWNFLTYRAHEHAFTLDIPRDVLESAEGFDKDTWPLTREELSGAYTYYGYQPYWHREMAERAGMPGGAESEMMTRAERKRHEQLKTAEEIMAQQDKERIEKQEATETDKEKKERLERERMVAERREHKYQ from the coding sequence ATGGCAGATGGAAAGAATCCAGATTTTTTGTCAGCAAACACACTGAAAGGGGATAAGGTTGTCAATAGAGCAGGAGAGGATATTGGGAAGATTGAAGAACTAATGATTGACCTCCAGGACGGTAGAGTCGGATATGCTGTACTTTCGTTTGGGGGATTCCTGGGTATGAGCGATAAATTCTTTGCTATTCCCTGGCAGGCCCTCCAACTGAGAGTGCATGAGCATGCTTTCTTACTCGATATTCCTAAAGAAACTCTTGAAAATGCAGAGGGTTTCGACAAAGATAACTGGCCTCTAACCACCCGGGAGGGACTCTCCAGAACCTACACTTACTATGGATGCCAGCCATACTGGCAGCCTGGAGTGACAGGAAAAACTGGAAGAGTTCCGGGGAAGGTGGAACCGGAAAGGGAAGCGCGGATGGAAAGCACGGCAGCTAGCGAGGGTCCCGAATTTTTGTCAGCGAGTACGATAAAAGGGGACAAGATTATCAGTAGCACCGGGGAGGATATTGGGAAGATTGACGAATTGATGATTGATCTCGAAAATGGTAGAGTTGCATATGCTGCAGTCTCCCATGGCGGGTACCTGGGTGTAGGAAGCAAATTCTTTGCTATTCCCTGGCAGGCTCTCCAACTGAAAGTGCACGAGCATGCTTTTGTTCTTGATATTTCTAAAGAGACTCTTGACAAGGAAGAAGGCTTTGATAAGGACAATTGGCCTCTAACTCGTGAGAGGCTCTCCAGAACCTACACCAACTATGGATACCAGCCTTACTGGCAGATCGTAGCTGCAGAACAACCAGAAGTTTCTACAGGAAAGATCAGGCAAGCTGGAGTTTCGGCAGGAGTCATTAGAGGGACAGAAACAGAGAGGACTGATGTAGTAGAAACTGATGAAGAGATAAGGGTGCGTCAGGAAAGGGAAAGACTGGAAGGACTAAGAGGCACGCAGGAAGAGAAGTTATCGCAGCTAGAGAAACAGCAGATGGAAAAAGAGAAGCAAGCAAAGGCTGAGAGAGAAAGACTGGCTCAGCTGGAAAGAGAACGTATTGAGGCAGAAAGGCAGGCAGAGGCCGAGAGAAAAAGACTGGCTCAACTGGAAAGCGAGCTGCAGGAAGCAAGAAGGCAGGAAGAGACCGAACGAGTGACCAGGCTAGAGAAAGAACTGAAGGAAGTACAGGCACAGGAAGAGATTCGCAGGGAGAGGCTGGTCCAACTGGAAAGAGAATGTACGGAGGCGAGAAGACAGGCAGAGGTGGAAAGAGAAGGGCTAGCTCAACTGGAAAGTGAGAGAACCGAAGTGGAGAGGCGGGCAGAAGTCGAGAGAGAGAGGCTGGCTCAATTGGAAAGAGAGAGAACTGAAGTGGAGAGGCGGGTGGAGGCTGCCGGTAAAGAGATCCCGGACTTTTTGTCAGCAAACACGATAAAAACAGACAGGGTTGTCAATACAGCTGGAGAAGACCTCGGAAGGATTGATGAATTAATGATTGATCTCGATAACGGTAGGGTAGCGTATGCAGTCCTTTCTTTTGGCGGATTCCTGGGTATGAGCGATAAGCTGTTTGCTATTCCCTGGAATTTCCTTACATACAGAGCGCACGAACATGCTTTTACCCTTGATATTCCCAGGGACGTCCTGGAAAGTGCAGAAGGCTTTGACAAGGATACCTGGCCTCTGACTCGTGAAGAACTCTCCGGGGCCTACACTTACTACGGGTACCAGCCCTACTGGCATAGAGAAATGGCGGAACGAGCCGGAATGCCCGGGGGGGCGGAATCGGAAATGATGACCCGGGCAGAAAGAAAGAGGCACGAACAACTAAAAACCGCAGAAGAGATAATGGCGCAGCAGGATAAAGAAAGAATAGAAAAGCAGGAAGCAACAGAGACAGACAAAGAGAAAAAAGAGAGGTTAGAAAGAGAACGCATGGTCGCAGAAAGGCGGGAACACAAATATCAGTAA
- a CDS encoding DUF362 domain-containing protein encodes MNKVSIVSCPDYSDTKEAIAKALDLLGGIEDIIEPGNSVLLKPNILTASPPEAATTTHPSVVAAMCEFVLSAGGEPVVGDGAGISKPGATAIALKTSGIEEAARKAGAKVVNFETAGFTLVEVPEPLQFRKLYIANPVLEADVVISLPKLKTHELTYYTGAVKNFFGALPLKCRKEMHLLGKRELFGEAVADVYSVVKPSFSVMDGIWGMEGNGPSHGIPVNSGVILASRDCVSLDIVAAEMIGFDPIKIPTTAGALKKGFGNQCPVVAGKPLKEVKTKFKPSSGGVSTTPAFLKRSLGKYYTIYPRINQRKCTQCGTCYLNCSPKAVERQKNGTYRINPEKCILCYCCRELCPNDAVEIKKSLLARLLTGTENLIRRI; translated from the coding sequence ATGAACAAAGTCTCCATAGTTTCCTGCCCTGATTATTCGGATACTAAAGAAGCAATAGCTAAAGCTCTTGATCTTCTGGGAGGCATTGAAGACATAATTGAGCCCGGAAACAGCGTACTTCTCAAGCCAAACATCCTTACAGCCAGCCCTCCGGAAGCTGCCACAACCACCCATCCTTCGGTTGTAGCAGCAATGTGTGAATTCGTGCTCTCCGCAGGAGGGGAACCGGTAGTTGGAGACGGAGCAGGCATATCAAAACCCGGGGCTACGGCAATAGCCCTGAAGACTTCGGGTATAGAAGAGGCTGCCCGAAAAGCCGGAGCAAAGGTAGTGAATTTTGAAACTGCAGGCTTTACCCTGGTAGAAGTCCCGGAGCCGCTTCAGTTCCGGAAATTATATATTGCAAACCCTGTTCTTGAGGCCGATGTCGTAATATCCCTTCCGAAACTGAAAACCCATGAACTTACGTATTACACGGGTGCGGTCAAGAATTTCTTCGGAGCCCTGCCCCTGAAATGCCGAAAAGAAATGCACCTCCTCGGAAAAAGGGAACTTTTTGGCGAAGCCGTTGCCGATGTTTACTCTGTTGTCAAACCCTCTTTTTCGGTCATGGACGGGATCTGGGGCATGGAAGGAAACGGGCCTTCCCACGGAATTCCTGTAAACTCGGGGGTAATTCTGGCAAGCAGGGACTGTGTTTCCCTGGATATTGTTGCAGCGGAAATGATTGGCTTTGACCCTATCAAAATCCCCACTACAGCAGGAGCCCTGAAGAAAGGTTTCGGAAACCAGTGCCCTGTGGTGGCAGGAAAGCCATTAAAAGAAGTCAAAACAAAATTCAAGCCATCAAGCGGAGGGGTCAGTACAACCCCTGCTTTTCTTAAGCGCAGCCTCGGCAAATATTATACAATTTATCCCAGAATCAACCAGAGAAAATGCACTCAATGCGGAACCTGCTATTTGAACTGTTCCCCCAAGGCGGTGGAACGGCAAAAAAACGGAACTTACAGGATCAATCCGGAAAAATGCATCCTGTGCTACTGCTGCCGGGAACTCTGCCCTAACGATGCGGTGGAGATAAAAAAGTCCCTGCTTGCACGGCTTTTAACAGGGACTGAGAATTTGATACGCAGAATATAA
- a CDS encoding ArsR family transcriptional regulator: MVQQIILRNIEKPQIKSLEEDLFWFCDSFGFSSGRDTENTANRIIFSLLEKLSNERVSSSEALAEDLDMKISRVNHHLRNLNDSGLLYRKKRLIYLRGGSLKAAVKEMRKDSERILDELESIAEEIDSIMGLKNR; the protein is encoded by the coding sequence ATGGTTCAGCAGATTATCCTCAGAAACATTGAAAAACCCCAGATCAAGAGCCTTGAAGAAGACCTGTTTTGGTTCTGTGACAGTTTTGGCTTTTCTTCGGGCAGAGATACCGAAAACACAGCCAACAGGATAATCTTCAGCCTGCTTGAAAAGCTCTCAAACGAGAGGGTCAGCTCCTCGGAAGCTCTGGCTGAAGACCTTGATATGAAAATCTCAAGGGTCAACCATCATCTCCGGAACCTCAATGACTCCGGGCTCCTTTACAGAAAAAAACGTCTGATTTACCTGAGAGGAGGCAGCCTGAAAGCTGCAGTGAAGGAGATGCGGAAGGACTCGGAAAGGATACTCGACGAACTGGAAAGTATAGCTGAAGAAATCGACTCAATAATGGGCCTGAAAAACAGATAA
- the groES gene encoding co-chaperone GroES codes for MIIRPIGERVLLKHQKKEEVTKGGIYIPESARQEKKEGIVIAVGTFEDGKELPLKKGDHVIYGGYQADEIEIDDEKYIFVDFKDILATVVEE; via the coding sequence GTGATTATCAGACCTATTGGCGAACGAGTTTTACTCAAACACCAGAAGAAAGAAGAAGTGACTAAAGGTGGGATCTATATCCCGGAGTCTGCCCGGCAGGAGAAAAAAGAAGGAATCGTCATAGCTGTGGGGACTTTTGAAGATGGAAAGGAACTCCCCCTGAAAAAGGGAGATCACGTAATTTACGGGGGATACCAGGCTGATGAGATTGAGATCGATGACGAAAAATACATTTTTGTCGATTTCAAGGATATCCTGGCAACCGTTGTTGAAGAATGA